From Candidatus Zixiibacteriota bacterium, one genomic window encodes:
- a CDS encoding aminotransferase class V-fold PLP-dependent enzyme: MPHLDFDPAQRIQLWQKIAAEIERYRASVDALRVSPILEPTIVRALLEKHSFEEPHSPECAVDFIVKSLTEHQVHSSHRMYFGLFNPSPTMMGIAADSLVAAFNPQLAAWSHSPFAIETEGHLIRSIGEKFGYPTGDIDGTFTSGGAEANHTALLTALVHTFPSYLSHGAQALRGQPKIYVTAESHHSTLKAARCSGIGSAAICEIPVDDALGMDIDALRKQIAVDRSNGELPFMVIGTAGSTQSGIVDPFDSLADVAAEQKLWLHADAAWGGAAMLVPELQDLFSGIERADSITFDAHKWLSVPMGAGLFLTRHTDILSRTFAIHTGYMPRDASGLEVIDPFSHSLQWSRRFIGLKVFMSLLVAGWDGYADVIRHQCSMGNLLRDELHKSNWKVLNQTKLPVICFVDGQTGEGRTERFVATVARNIVRSGEAWISSTTLNKSTPVLRACITNYGTQPADVKALVALLNRERLHYFQKA, translated from the coding sequence ATGCCGCACCTCGATTTTGATCCCGCCCAACGAATACAGCTCTGGCAAAAAATTGCCGCTGAAATAGAGCGCTATCGCGCAAGCGTCGACGCGCTTCGTGTATCGCCGATTCTCGAGCCAACCATCGTTCGTGCCCTACTTGAAAAACATAGCTTCGAAGAACCGCATTCGCCTGAGTGCGCTGTGGATTTTATTGTAAAATCACTGACCGAACACCAGGTCCACTCATCCCATCGGATGTACTTCGGGCTGTTCAACCCCTCGCCGACGATGATGGGAATTGCCGCCGACTCGCTTGTGGCCGCTTTCAACCCCCAGCTTGCGGCATGGAGCCACAGTCCATTTGCAATCGAAACTGAAGGGCATCTTATCAGATCCATCGGAGAAAAGTTTGGTTATCCGACCGGAGACATCGATGGAACATTCACCAGCGGAGGCGCTGAAGCCAACCATACCGCATTGTTGACCGCCCTTGTCCACACATTCCCGAGCTACCTGTCTCATGGCGCACAGGCGCTCAGAGGCCAGCCGAAAATCTATGTCACCGCCGAGAGCCACCACTCAACCCTCAAAGCGGCGAGGTGCTCAGGAATTGGAAGCGCGGCTATCTGCGAGATTCCCGTTGATGACGCTCTTGGCATGGACATTGACGCTCTCCGCAAACAGATTGCTGTTGATAGATCAAACGGCGAATTGCCGTTCATGGTCATTGGAACCGCGGGAAGCACTCAATCGGGAATTGTCGATCCATTCGATAGTTTGGCTGATGTGGCCGCAGAACAAAAACTCTGGCTTCACGCCGATGCTGCCTGGGGCGGCGCGGCGATGCTTGTGCCGGAACTCCAAGATCTGTTTTCCGGAATTGAAAGAGCCGACTCGATTACATTTGATGCCCATAAATGGCTTTCGGTTCCTATGGGAGCCGGGCTATTTTTGACCCGCCACACAGACATCCTCAGCCGAACATTTGCGATACATACCGGATACATGCCGCGTGATGCCTCGGGACTCGAGGTTATTGACCCGTTTTCACACTCTCTTCAGTGGTCGCGAAGATTCATAGGGTTAAAAGTATTCATGTCATTGCTTGTCGCCGGATGGGATGGCTATGCTGATGTAATCCGACATCAATGCTCGATGGGCAACCTGCTTCGTGATGAACTCCATAAATCAAACTGGAAAGTTCTCAACCAGACGAAATTGCCGGTTATATGTTTCGTGGATGGCCAAACAGGCGAAGGTCGTACCGAAAGATTCGTCGCAACAGTTGCCCGAAATATTGTTAGATCCGGCGAGGCCTGGATCTCGTCAACCACATTAAACAAGTCAACTCCTGTCCTGAGAGCCTGTATAACAAACTACGGCACTCAGCCCGCCGATGTAAAAGCTTTGGTTGCGCTTTTGAATCGCGAGCGATTACATTACTTTCAAAAGGCATGA
- a CDS encoding class I SAM-dependent methyltransferase, with protein MTRIYSYPEIYDIAFQDRPLSGEVDFLLTAAQKFLNRSVTSALELACGPGYHLRELAARNVISDGLDIEPAMVAYTQTLVKKQKLNSHIIEADMRLFSTQRRYDLCFCLLCSFAHLLSNEDIVSHFHAVADCLVDGGIYIISTAHPRDFYNEESAPESVQENKTWLRSRGDLIVETDWGGNDQQYDPLTEIDEITITFTVTNTANGAVDRIVSTDHLRRCSLQTFRALVELSGQFEIVAVYGDFDVSVRLDNSDDSVRFIPVLRKITLP; from the coding sequence ATGACACGCATCTATTCCTATCCGGAAATTTATGATATAGCCTTCCAGGATCGCCCTCTGTCAGGTGAAGTTGATTTCCTGTTAACAGCTGCCCAAAAATTTCTCAATCGTTCAGTAACATCGGCTCTGGAATTGGCCTGCGGCCCGGGATATCATCTGCGTGAACTTGCCGCTCGCAATGTCATCTCCGATGGTCTTGACATCGAACCAGCAATGGTGGCTTATACACAAACTCTCGTTAAAAAACAAAAGCTGAACAGTCATATTATTGAAGCAGATATGCGATTATTTTCTACACAGCGGCGCTATGATCTCTGTTTTTGCCTGCTTTGCAGTTTTGCGCATTTGCTGTCAAACGAGGATATCGTATCGCATTTTCATGCGGTTGCTGATTGTCTGGTCGATGGCGGCATCTATATTATTTCGACCGCCCATCCGCGTGATTTTTACAACGAGGAATCCGCGCCTGAATCTGTCCAAGAAAACAAAACATGGCTCAGATCCCGCGGAGACCTGATCGTCGAAACCGACTGGGGTGGAAACGACCAACAATACGATCCGCTCACTGAAATTGATGAAATAACGATCACGTTCACAGTTACCAATACCGCGAACGGCGCGGTAGACCGAATTGTTTCAACCGACCACCTTCGTCGCTGTTCGCTTCAGACCTTTCGCGCCCTGGTTGAACTCTCAGGACAATTCGAGATTGTTGCTGTGTACGGCGATTTTGATGTAAGTGTGCGGCTTGATAATTCCGATGATTCAGTCCGCTTTATTCCGGTGTTGAGGAAGATAACTCTTCCATAA
- the rmuC gene encoding DNA recombination protein RmuC, which translates to MSILVTSIIILACAAVASFVTWLLSKSRATAAEAKVSELRQQIEIAAKDFGTIRERLTTAEILQAKAETKAEETQKHLQEQLALLDDAKTKLADTFTSLASEALTKNNKDFLSLADQSFKVLEKGAQTELEARKAAIAELILPLSESLNKYQKESTHLEEKRQKDYGTVNEQYRTLAEGVSKLQNETFKLSSALKSPTVRGRWGEIALRRTVELAGMSNHCDFIEQGSVATEDGRLRPDMVVNLPAGRQIIVDSKVPLSAFQEALEAQTDEARKSSLVRYAQQIKVHVSKLAAKDYASQYPASAGFVVMFIPNDSFLSAAAEQDPLLIESALAQGIVITTPTTLIALFRAVEMGWRQESLAKNAQEISRLGQDLHDRFATAFDHFGQVGKYLDSAVGSFNLSVRSFESRLFPAARKFKELGASGKKEIPELAQIGQTPLKLENISAVEPVTLELIPDKINGDRLH; encoded by the coding sequence GTGTCTATACTCGTTACATCAATCATTATTCTCGCCTGCGCCGCTGTGGCATCGTTTGTGACATGGCTTCTTTCAAAGAGCCGAGCGACTGCTGCCGAAGCGAAAGTCAGCGAGTTGCGTCAGCAGATAGAGATTGCCGCCAAAGATTTCGGCACTATCCGTGAGAGACTCACAACGGCCGAGATTCTTCAGGCAAAAGCCGAAACAAAAGCCGAAGAAACTCAAAAACACCTTCAGGAACAACTTGCGCTTCTTGATGACGCCAAAACTAAACTTGCCGATACTTTTACATCACTCGCATCCGAAGCCTTAACCAAAAATAACAAAGATTTTCTCTCGCTGGCTGATCAATCATTCAAAGTCCTTGAAAAAGGAGCGCAGACTGAATTGGAGGCCCGTAAAGCGGCAATCGCAGAGTTGATCCTGCCTCTCTCTGAATCACTGAATAAATATCAGAAGGAAAGCACTCACCTTGAAGAGAAACGTCAAAAAGACTATGGAACGGTCAATGAGCAGTATCGCACCCTTGCGGAGGGCGTTTCCAAGTTACAAAATGAAACATTCAAACTCAGCTCCGCGCTTAAATCTCCGACCGTTCGCGGACGCTGGGGTGAAATAGCTCTTCGACGAACCGTCGAGTTGGCCGGGATGTCCAATCATTGCGATTTTATCGAGCAGGGATCAGTGGCAACCGAAGACGGACGCCTCCGTCCGGATATGGTTGTGAATCTTCCAGCAGGACGCCAAATAATTGTCGATTCCAAGGTTCCGCTCAGCGCCTTCCAGGAAGCGCTTGAAGCTCAGACCGATGAAGCGCGCAAATCCTCGCTGGTTCGATACGCGCAACAGATAAAAGTCCATGTCTCAAAATTGGCAGCTAAAGATTATGCAAGCCAGTATCCGGCTTCGGCCGGCTTTGTGGTCATGTTCATTCCGAACGATTCATTTCTTTCTGCCGCCGCTGAGCAGGACCCCTTGCTGATTGAAAGCGCGCTCGCGCAGGGAATTGTCATCACCACTCCGACAACATTAATCGCTCTCTTTCGCGCGGTTGAGATGGGGTGGCGGCAGGAATCGCTTGCGAAAAACGCCCAGGAAATAAGCCGTCTTGGACAGGATTTGCATGACCGATTTGCGACCGCCTTCGACCATTTTGGCCAGGTCGGGAAATATCTTGATAGCGCTGTCGGCTCTTTCAATTTGTCGGTGAGGTCATTTGAAAGCCGCCTCTTTCCTGCCGCAAGAAAATTCAAAGAACTTGGCGCGAGTGGAAAAAAAGAGATTCCTGAACTCGCTCAGATCGGCCAGACTCCTCTGAAGCTTGAAAATATATCAGCGGTCGAGCCGGTTACTCTCGAACTGATCCCTGACAAAATCAACGGCGACAGATTACATTAA
- a CDS encoding sugar phosphate nucleotidyltransferase — translation MKAVIMAGGFGTRLRPLTINVPKPMVPIGNLPMMEHVISLLKTHNITDITSLLFFQPDQITNYFKDGSDFGVRMSYCRPDEDFGTAGAVRFALELATETTLIISGDLITDFDLTAAIDWHKSRKSDATLVLTRTENPLSYGIVITDDSGQIVRFLEKPTWGEAFSDTINTGIYILEPSAISLIPKEQNFDFSQNLFPLMLSKRMRLFGKIIDGYWKDVGNVAEYHRVHQDIFSNGLELDFKLPEGGNSGSRLFKESESSLPSDVIISGTVILGREVKVESGTKLHNCVLGDRSSVGRNCDLNNSIIWADTVIGNHTSFNSVIVGHRVRVGDNVQLHDNAIIGDDCYIGNSATVRADCKVWPSKTVEDGAIVSRSMVWGEKWNRELITDSKVTGLALTELSPEMTVRLGSAFGAIFGPGAEIVTSRDSSDISRLLRRGLISGLLASGVNVADLESMPVPVMRFCLGKGKYAAGLYVRHNPEDYRQVDFIFFDGSGLDMPPSKLKKIERNYFGEDYERASLDTIGHLDTPQRVLDDYRHEFISEVDVDTIRKAGYKVVIDHSNGSSSQIFPTLFSQLGIDTTELNAALNPRKFSTSVENRAQATRQLSAIVTSLKADVGFMLNPAAEKLTVIDELGQPIDGQLLLLMVTELYLQLNRPKRIAVPVGASMGIEEIAHERGVEVIRVANDHRAMMEVRLKGMADFVGGTRGGFIFPGFQMGADAILATVRIIEMMARTNTRLSSLRKQFDDLSRQSASVPCPWSKRGMVMRRLITDSTEKQRQLIDGVRVFEDNGWVLVTPDRFNAAFTIMAESRSENDAYSLVNRYKSFVEESLKA, via the coding sequence GTGAAAGCAGTCATTATGGCCGGGGGATTCGGAACAAGACTCAGGCCTTTGACCATCAATGTGCCAAAACCGATGGTCCCGATTGGGAATCTTCCCATGATGGAGCATGTCATCTCTCTGCTTAAAACCCATAACATCACCGATATCACCTCGCTTCTTTTTTTCCAACCGGATCAGATAACAAATTACTTCAAAGACGGCTCTGACTTTGGCGTCCGTATGAGCTACTGTCGTCCCGACGAGGATTTCGGAACCGCCGGGGCGGTGCGCTTCGCGCTTGAGTTAGCAACTGAGACAACACTTATTATCTCAGGCGACCTCATCACGGATTTTGACCTGACTGCGGCTATCGACTGGCACAAATCCCGCAAGTCAGATGCGACCTTGGTTCTTACTCGTACAGAGAATCCGCTTTCGTACGGAATTGTCATCACTGATGACAGCGGCCAGATTGTCCGCTTTTTAGAAAAGCCGACCTGGGGCGAGGCTTTCTCAGATACGATAAACACTGGTATATATATCCTTGAACCCTCGGCCATATCGCTTATTCCAAAAGAGCAAAATTTTGATTTTTCACAAAATCTTTTTCCGCTTATGCTCTCCAAACGCATGCGACTATTTGGGAAAATTATCGATGGCTATTGGAAAGACGTGGGTAACGTCGCCGAGTATCATCGTGTCCACCAGGATATTTTCAGCAACGGCCTCGAGCTTGATTTCAAATTGCCTGAGGGGGGTAACTCTGGCAGCCGCCTTTTTAAGGAATCCGAAAGCAGTCTGCCAAGCGATGTCATTATCAGCGGCACAGTGATTCTTGGCCGGGAGGTGAAGGTGGAATCCGGCACCAAATTGCACAACTGTGTTCTCGGCGACCGAAGTTCGGTTGGACGAAATTGCGATCTGAACAATTCCATCATCTGGGCCGATACTGTCATTGGCAATCACACAAGTTTCAACTCTGTTATTGTTGGCCACCGTGTTCGCGTCGGCGATAATGTCCAGCTTCATGACAACGCCATAATCGGCGATGACTGCTATATTGGTAACTCTGCAACCGTTCGCGCTGACTGTAAAGTCTGGCCGAGTAAAACGGTTGAAGATGGCGCGATTGTGTCGCGCTCGATGGTTTGGGGTGAGAAATGGAATCGGGAGTTAATCACCGATTCCAAGGTAACGGGACTTGCCTTGACTGAGCTGTCGCCGGAAATGACTGTGCGGCTGGGAAGCGCGTTCGGAGCAATTTTCGGCCCTGGCGCCGAAATTGTCACCAGCCGAGATTCATCGGATATCTCAAGACTCCTGCGCCGCGGACTTATCTCCGGCCTGCTCGCATCGGGTGTGAATGTGGCTGACCTTGAATCAATGCCTGTGCCAGTAATGCGCTTTTGTTTAGGCAAAGGGAAATATGCGGCCGGGTTGTATGTTCGGCATAATCCTGAGGATTATCGCCAGGTCGATTTTATTTTCTTCGATGGCAGCGGGCTGGATATGCCGCCCAGTAAACTAAAAAAAATCGAACGGAATTATTTTGGCGAAGACTATGAGCGCGCCTCGCTTGATACGATTGGCCACCTTGACACTCCCCAGCGGGTGCTCGATGATTACCGCCATGAGTTTATCTCCGAAGTCGATGTCGACACCATCCGCAAAGCTGGATATAAAGTTGTTATCGATCATTCCAATGGCTCATCATCGCAAATTTTTCCAACGCTTTTTTCCCAGCTTGGAATCGATACAACAGAACTGAATGCCGCGCTCAATCCGCGAAAATTTTCTACCTCTGTCGAAAATCGGGCACAGGCAACTCGCCAGCTTTCGGCGATTGTGACCTCGCTCAAAGCCGATGTTGGTTTCATGCTCAACCCGGCGGCGGAAAAACTTACTGTGATAGATGAACTGGGCCAGCCTATCGACGGACAACTGCTTCTGCTTATGGTCACAGAGCTATACCTGCAACTGAATCGGCCCAAGCGAATCGCTGTGCCAGTTGGGGCCTCAATGGGAATCGAGGAGATCGCCCATGAACGTGGCGTCGAAGTTATTCGAGTGGCCAATGATCACCGCGCAATGATGGAAGTTCGTCTCAAAGGGATGGCTGATTTTGTCGGAGGAACGCGCGGCGGATTTATCTTTCCCGGTTTTCAGATGGGAGCCGATGCCATTCTTGCCACGGTGCGGATAATCGAGATGATGGCCCGTACGAATACCCGATTGAGCAGTCTAAGAAAACAGTTCGATGACCTCAGCCGACAAAGCGCGTCTGTCCCATGCCCGTGGTCAAAGCGAGGTATGGTCATGCGACGTCTAATTACGGATTCGACCGAAAAACAGCGCCAGCTTATAGACGGTGTGCGGGTATTTGAAGATAACGGCTGGGTACTCGTTACCCCCGACCGCTTCAATGCGGCCTTCACGATAATGGCTGAATCGCGATCGGAAAACGATGCCTATTCGCTTGTTAACCGCTATAAATCGTTTGTTGAAGAATCCCTCAAAGCCTGA
- a CDS encoding MtnX-like HAD-IB family phosphatase, translating to MVVFCDFDGTITTRDVGYWLFHHFSNGRNVDLIPDWKSGAMSSREVLTAEAALVTASSEDIFAFLDTFELDPGFVAFDRFCQKNNIPLVILSDGLDFYIEHIFARHNLTHLPITANAGFVENNGIRIEYPHTNSSCRRCGSCKKERMREYMENQAKGIRTVFIGDGYSDICAAREVDLLFAKKDLEEYCLAENISYNSYGSFFDIAEKLTQLGYL from the coding sequence GTGGTGGTTTTTTGCGATTTTGATGGGACAATTACCACCCGCGATGTCGGCTATTGGCTTTTTCATCACTTTTCAAATGGCAGAAATGTTGACCTGATTCCTGACTGGAAAAGCGGCGCTATGTCAAGCCGCGAGGTTCTGACCGCTGAGGCCGCGCTCGTAACTGCCTCATCTGAGGATATTTTCGCATTCCTTGACACTTTTGAGCTTGATCCCGGTTTTGTCGCTTTCGATCGTTTTTGCCAGAAAAACAATATCCCGCTTGTAATTCTCTCAGATGGCTTGGATTTCTATATCGAGCATATCTTTGCGCGGCATAATCTAACGCACCTGCCGATTACCGCAAATGCTGGATTTGTTGAAAATAATGGCATTCGCATTGAATATCCGCACACTAATAGCAGTTGCAGACGGTGCGGAAGCTGTAAAAAGGAGCGGATGCGCGAATATATGGAGAATCAGGCCAAGGGGATACGCACGGTGTTCATCGGCGACGGTTATTCCGACATCTGCGCGGCCCGGGAAGTTGACCTACTTTTCGCCAAGAAGGACCTTGAAGAGTATTGCCTCGCGGAAAATATATCGTATAATAGCTATGGAAGTTTCTTCGATATAGCCGAAAAACTCACACAGCTCGGTTATCTGTAA